The Penicillium digitatum chromosome 6, complete sequence genome has a window encoding:
- a CDS encoding Glutaredoxin — protein sequence MTDSTLYLYTSLTAGSSHIVTATSRIETILKANKIPFRAIDVATDEAARKLWGRRSKGKKLPGLVKYGDLVGDLEEIEEWNEFGELRMVVNSVQDLGGMPATSYPTPATEIKVDPTPATPNPPTFNIQTPPVTKPEDKKDDTAVVALRQASSEAASKAKAKIEDKKELKEQTTEVPIASHAHRGSVAPELPETPSDSSKSTKRPTLVPEQAAVSSANFHADNAEVLGLVGHHRGSKVSTLDNADQKKVVHEIRKSIFAEPMSNIDALRKEATERAKFELMKEAPSPMITRVVVKKKEELLEPNEPMGNAIAEMLARPMVPRGFGLEPRK from the exons ATGACTGACTCAACCCTTTACCTCTACACTTCCCTGACCGCGGGGTCATCACACATCGTCACTGCGACCTCCCGAATTGAGACTATCCTCAAAGCGAATAAGATACCCTTCCGCGCCATTGATGTCGCTACCGACGAAGCTGCCCGGAAGCTCTGGGGCCGACGctccaagggcaagaagctcCCAGGGTTGGTGAAGTATGGCGACCTTGTGGGA GATCTAGAAGAGATCGAAGAATGGAACGAATTCGGCGAATTACGTATGGTAGTAAATAGCGTGCAGGACCTGGGGGGGATGCCCGCCACCAGCTACCCTACCCCAGCAACCGAGATCAAAGTCGACCCGACACCTGCCACCCCCAATCCCCCCACGTTCAATATCCAAACCCCTCCCGTTACCAAGCCCGAAGACAAGAAGGATGACACAGCGGTGGTAGCTCTGCGCCAGGCTAGCTCGGAGGCTGCATCTAAGGCGAAGGCCAAGATAGAAGATAAGAAAGAGCTCAAGGAACAGACTACAGAGGTACCCATCGCCAGCCATGCGCACCGTGGCTCAGTGGCCCCCGAATTGCCCGAGACCCCTTCGGATTCATCCAAGTCCACGAAACGCCCGACCCTAGTTCCCGAACAAGCGGCCGTATCATCGGCAAACTTCCACGCAGATAATGCCGAGGTACTCGGGTTGGTTGGACATCACCGCGGATCCAAGGTGTCGACGCTCGATAATGCGGATCAAAAGAAGGTGGTGCATGAGATCAGAAAATCTATCTTTGCGGAGCCTATGAGCAATATTGATGCTCTGCGCAAAGAGGCTACGGAGAGGGCGAAGTTTGAGCTGATGAAGGAGGCGCCGAGTCCGATGATTACCCGTGTGGTCGtgaagaaaaaggaagagcTTCTGGAACCCAACGAGCCTATGGGCAATGCTATCGCTGAAATGCTTGCGAGGCCTATGGTGCCGCGAGGGTTCGGGCTAGAGCCTAGGAAATAG
- a CDS encoding Major facilitator superfamily domain, general substrate transporter, which yields MGLRLLIRRARTVFSRKVASDAGGLNDTLAVDETTAEEGKRDPAADPEAQQPEVPSEDLQHGVRDIEAITMTWSKRTLILVFLNIWFLYFVNAFQSSVFSSLSPYVSSSFQAHSLSGVPTALADAFSAAVYIPVGKMMDTWGRAEGFLLMTCFATLGLILLASCNSFAIYCTAYVFYNIGFSGMEYAIDVMTADASKLKNRGLAFAFTSSPYIITAFAGPKVADEFYYQVSWRWGLGCWAIIFPVVAAPLYFMLKINLRKAEREGHRVQEKSNRSLLQSIWYWTMQFDLPGVVMFTVGLVLFEVPFDIATDAPHGWASGYIIAMLVVGFSMLFFFAMYEKWVAPVPLLNIIFLTDRTVIGACLLDATYQLSYYCWNNYYTSFLQVVTGLTIAEAGYVNNTFDVVSGVLLLIVGWIIRRTGRFKWLLYISVPLYIFSQGLMIYFRKPGMGVGYQIMCQIFISIGGSIFILVEQIAILAAVDHQHVAAALGLLNVVGTIGDSAGYTICTAIWTNTFPKALAKYLPESAMSNFENIYEDITVQTSYPMGSEVRLAIQKAYGYAEVRMLSTGLGVMALAIVWTIMMKDIDLKKTAQVKGTVF from the exons ATGGGCCTCCGTCTTTTGATCCGAAGGGCCCGCACGGTCTTCAGTCGCAAAGTAGCTTCTGACGCTGGAGGCTTAAATGACACACTCGCAGTGGATGAAACAACCGCCGAGGAAGGCAAGAGAGATCCTGCCGCCGATCCTGAAGCTCAGCAGCCGGAAGTGCCATCAGAAGACCTGCAGCATGGTGTCAGGGATATCGAGGCCATCACCATGACCTGGTCCAAGCGAACCTTGATTCTGGTTTTTCTCAA TATCTGGTTCCTGTACTTTGTCAACGCTTTCCAATCCTCCGTTTTCTCCAGCTTGAGCCCTTATGTCTCAAGTTCTTTTCAGGCCCACTCGCTGTCCGGTGTGCCTACTGCGCTTGCCGATGCTTTCTCAGCGGCAGTTTATATTCCTGTCGGAAAGATGATGGACACCTGGGGCCGTGCGGAGGGATTTCTGCTGATGACATGCTTCGCTACCCTGGGATTGATTCTCTTGGCCTCTTGCAACAGCTTTGCCATCTACTGCACTGCATAC GTATTTTATAACATCGGATTTAGTGGTATGGAATATGCCATTGATGTGATGACGGCCGACGCTTCCAAATTGAAGAACCGAGGCCTGGCTTTtgccttcacttcttcaCCATACATTATTACCGCTTTTGCCGGACCGAAAGTAGCAGATGAGTTCTACTATCAGGTCAGCTGGCGATGGGGCTTGGGTTGCTGGGCCATTATCTTCCCTGTCGTGGCAGCGCCTTTGTACTTCATGCTGAAGATCAATCTTCGCAAAGCCGAAAGAGAAGGTCATCGGGTCCAGGAAAAGAGTAACCGCTCATTGTTGCAAAGTATTTGGTATTGGACCATGCAGTTTGACT TGCCTGGCGTTGTCATGTTTACCGTTGGCCTGGTCCTCTTCGAAGTTCCTTTCGACATCGCGACTGACGCGCCTCACGGCTGGGCCTCGGGCTACATCATCGCCATGCTTGTGGTCGGGTTCTCGAtgctctttttctttgccaTGTACGAAAAATGGGTGGCCCCCGTGCCTTTGCTCAACATCATCTTCCTCACCGACCGAACCGTCATCGGAGCCTGTCTTTTGGATGCCACTTACCAGCTATCTTACTACTGCTGGAACAATTACTATACATCCTTCCTCCAGGTGGTCACCGGCCTGACCATTGCCGAGGCAGGCTATGTCAATAACACATTTGATGTCGTGTCCGGTGTGTTACTTCTCATCGTCGGCTGGATTATCCGAAGGACTGGCCGTTTCAAGTGGCTGTTATACATCTCTGTTCCGCTTTACATCTTTTCCCAGGGATTGATGATCTATTTCCGCAAGCCTGGTATGGGGGTCGGATACCAGATCATGTGCCAGATTTTCATTTCCATCGGAGGCTCGATTTTTATTCTCGTCGAGCAGATTGCCATTTTGGCCGCAGTCGATCACCAACACGTTGCTGCTGCATTGGGTTTGTTGAACGTCGTTGGTACTATTGGCGATTCCGCCGGTTATACCATTTGCACGGCTATTTGGACCAATACCTTTCCCAAAGCTCTAGCAAAATACCTCCCCGAGTCAGCGATGTCAAACTTCGAGAATATTTACGAAGATATCACTGTGCAGACTAGCTATCCTATGGGAAGTGAAGTGCGACTGGCTATCCAGAAGGCCTACGGCTATGCTGAAGTCCGCATGCTTTCGACTGGTTTGGGTGTGATGGCTCTGGCTATTGTCTGGACTATCATGATGAAAGATATTGATCTCAAAAAAACTGCCCAGGTCAAGGGCACTGTCTTCTGA
- a CDS encoding Ribulose-phosphate 3-epimerase — MAPPAIIAPSILSANFANLGHDCSQKMEQGADWLHVDIMDGHFVPNMTIGCPVVSQIRGCVDRPSEPCGRGTFDCHMMIMEPHKWVGEFKKAGCDLYCFHYEAAVSSVAATDPTDKETTARTSPKQLIRYIHEEGMQAGIAIKPDTPVDVLWDIIESEDPAERPDMVLVMTVHPGFGGQKFMASELPKVAALRKRYPNLNIEVDGGLGLGTIEQAADAGANVIVAGSAVFGAQDPADVIAKLREAVQKRRGAEL, encoded by the exons ATGGCACCTCCAGCTATCATAGCCCCCTCCATTCTCAGCGCCAACTTCGCCAATTTAGGCCATGACTGCTCCCAAAAGATGGAGCAGGGCGCCGACTGGCTGCACGTTGACATTATGGACGGTCATTTTGTCCCGAATATGACCATCGGCTGCCCCGTTGTCTCTCAAATCCGTGGCTGCGTAGACCGTCCCTCCGAACCCTGCGGTCGTGGCACTTTCGATTGTCACATGATGATAATGGAG CCGCATAAATGGGTCGGAGAGTTTAAGAAGGCGGGTTGCGATCTCTACTGCTTCCACTATGAGGCTGCTGTTTCCTCTGTCGCCGCGACCGATCCCACCGATAAAGAAACGACCGCTCGTACTAGCCCCAAGCAATTGATTCGCTATATCCACGAGGAGGGTATGCAGGCTGGTATCGCCATTAAGCCCGATACCCCCGTCGATGTGCTCTGGGATATTATTGAAAGCGAGGACCCGGCCGAACGACCAGAT ATGGTACTGGTCATGACCGTCCACCCCGGTTTCggaggtcagaaattcatGGCCTCCGAGCTCCCCAAGGTCGCCGCTCTGCGCAAACGCTACCCCAATCTGAATATTGAAGTCGACGGTGGTCTCGGTCTGGGTACAATTGAACAGGCTGCCGATGCAGGCGCCAACGTGATCGTTGCGGGCTCAGCGGTCTTCGGCGCACAAGACCCCGCCGACGTCATCGCGAAGCTGCGCGAGGCTGTCCAGAAACGTCGAGGCGCGGAGCTGTAA
- a CDS encoding NADH(P)-binding family protein encodes MTLNLDDELFTSAISGYHEAFLVQYSHLPESERNQLWIERLSQFIPVPDNQDSNWQPAEGMGKRARQDATPRTLPYSDSGISQAKRRATTPDLPVDLNHGGPCIASSPGLPRIGAGFSGKGSYRHTAMVRPQWQQLKVSYKHRPAGTVIGKRQSVVPVRAHSRLNLVEEFSPSEYTKSLDASPGQPFCSALNFRPADNGQTSQLIHPYPKRTSPWIDQTPAVAPEMSRSTTTDSLVGGISMFRFDSTEPSHYQELTSSVTSEWVPTSTSGIPDQGSFLSPVCSDLDRISSSLFSRSPFSNPLFSASAPSTTPIRYLRPSSYTPHESMEMKPFDLINGSNLTTPHSRAARRTKEQISQAACPIAPKVESIKSSVSQIDLLWTHRISSADGTTKEVAAIPKASVRRPPRPKTYCRMCTDHPDGFHGEHELRRHFERVHSSIRTVWVCDDISPGKYFLANCKACRNGKRYGANYNAAAHLRRTHFNPCERGRGGRGKDSEKRGGKGGGNQPSMEILKYWMFAAEEVTDEAAGGDSNSRRLIRSPSCVSTKDPGYQLAVAACRLVEDQPPYVVESALPREADTFPGFPDAPFEFDFELDLELDLDVEQSMSSSFSGSQSSCRPNLDSDKKNSSLIMNGIKVPQRCNERRDIQVDSRVTQWLVANQSNVTQGLQFVADCRYLSPEVLADRISYRAHRQSTSQVPQPFPSHLQRNLQKPPPCNQSSSLPSPRHQPPIAMSYQPQPPPQGYPQPAYGGGYPQEGYPPQQGYPPQGYPPQQGYAPPQQGYYPPQQPQQPQQPQTVIVKQQEDKGCFASCLAAMCCCFFSTINDIDDTFLLAGVGILDMPRSVLGQTTALFHLQ; translated from the exons ATGACTCTCAATCTGGACGACGAACTGTTCACCAGTGCAATCTCCGGGTACCACGAAGCGTTTTTGGTCCAATACTCCCACCTTCCGGAATCCGAACGAAATCAGCTCTGGATTGAACGGCTAAGTCAGTTCATCCCGGTTCCCGACAACCAGGATTCCAACTGGCAGCCTGCTGAGGGCATGGGAAAACGAGCTCGACAGGATGCGACACCACGGACGTTGCCATATTCTGATTCGGGTATTTCTCAGGCAAAACGGAGAGCCACC ACCCCGGATCTCCCAGTCGACCTAAACCATGGCGGCCCCTGCATCGCCTCCTCCCCCGGCCTACCTCGGATCGGCGCTGGCTTCTCGGGAAAAGGCTCCTATCGACACACGGCCATGGTGCGCCCCCAGTGGCAGCAATTAAAGGTTTCCTACAAGCACCGACCAGCCGGGACCGTGATAGGTAAACGCCAATCCGTTGTCCCGGTACGGGCCCATAGTCGGCTCAACCTTGTCGAAGAATTTTCGCCATCTGAGTATACGAAGTCTTTGGACGCCTCTCCTGGTCAGCCCTTCTGCTCAGCCTTAAATTTCCGACCCGCAGATAATGGACAAACCAGCCAATTGATCCATCCATACCCCAAACGGACATCACCCTGGATTGATCAAACACCAGCAGTTGCGCCAGAGATGTCTCGTAGCACGACTACCGACTCGCTAGTCGGCGGGATCAGCATGTTCCGCTTCGACTCGACTGAACCATCCCACTACCAAGAACTAACCAGTTCCGTCACGTCAGAGTGGGTACCAACATCCACCTCCGGCATCCCGGATCAAGGTTCCTTTCTCTCCCCCGTGTGCTCTGACCTAGATCGTATATCTTCTTCCCTATTCTCCCGTTCTCCCTTCTCCAACCCCTTATTCTCAGCATCCGCCCCCTCAACCACCCCGATCCGCTACCTTAGGCCCTCTAGTTACACCCCCCATGAGTCCATGGAGATGAAGCCGTTCGACTTGATCAACGGGAGTAACTTAACAACACCACACTCGCGCGCTGCGCGCCGCACCAAAGAGCAAATTTCCCAGGCCGCATGCCCTATTGCTCCAAAAGTTGAGTCCATCAAGAGCAGCGTGTCCCAAATTGACCTCCTTTGGACGCACCGCATCTCATCAGCAGACGGTACAACGAAGGAAGTCGCCGCTATCCCCAAGGCCTCGGTGCGACGACCCCCGCGACCAAAGACATACTGCCGTATGTGCACAGACCATCCAGACGGCTTTCATGGTGAGCACGAGTTGCGTCGCCATTTTGAGCGCGTGCACTCATCCATCCGCACGGTCTGGGTCTGCGATGATATCTCGCCTGGCAAGTACTTCCTTGCAAACTGCAAGGCTTGTCGCAATGGGAAGCGGTATGGCGCAAACTATAATGCTGCTGCACATCTGCGCCGCACGCATTTCAATCCATGTGAGCGGGGTCGTGGCGGGCGCGGCAAAGATAGTGAGAAGCGCGGGGGGAAAGGGGGAGGTAATCAGCCTAGTATGGAAATTTTGAAATATTGGATGTTTGCCGCTGAGGAAGTCACCGATGAGGCGGCTGGTGGTGACTCCAACTCAAGGCGTCTGATTCGGAGTCCTAGCTGTGTTTCGACTAAGGATCCTGGATACCAGCTTGCGGTTGCTGCATGTCGCCTGGTGGAGGATCAACCTCCCTACGTTGTGGAGTCAGCTCTGCCGAGGGAGGCTGACACGTTTCCCGGGTTTCCTGATGCGCCGTTTGAGTTTGATTTTGAGCTGGACCTTGAACTCGACCTCGACGTTGAGCAGTCAATGAGTTCCTCTTTCTCTGGTTCACAGTCATCCTGCAGGCCTAATCTTGATTC TGATAAGAAGAACTCATCGTTGATAATGAATGGAATTAAGGTGCCACAACGTTGCAATGAGAGACGAGATATTCAAG TGGACTCCCGTGTGACCCAGTGGCTGGTTGCCAACCAATCGAATGTCACCCAAGGGCTGCAATTTGTGGCTGACTGC AGGTACCTCAGCCCTGAAGTCTTGGCAGACAGAATCTCCTATCGGGCGCACCGGCAAAGTACCTCTCAAGTACCCCAACCATTTCCTTCTCACCTGCAACGCAATCTCCAAAAG CCTCCCCCTTGCAATCAATCTTCATCTTTGCCTTCTCCCAG ACATCAACCTCCCATCGCTATGTCCTATCAGCCGCAGCCGCCTCCGCAAGGATATCCCCAGCCGGC GTACGGTGGTGGCTATCCGCAAGAAGGCTACCCCCCTCAACAGGGCTACCCACCCCAAGGATATCCTCCCCAGCAGGGCTACGCTCCTCCCCAGCAG GGCTACTACCCTCCTCAACAGCCTCAACAGCCCCAACAGCCTCAAACTGTCATAGTGAAGCAACAAGAGGACAAGGGATGCTTCGCGAGTTG TCTGGCCGCGATGTGCTGTTGCTTCTT CTCTACCATCAATGATATCGACGATACCTTTCTTCTTGCTGGCGTTGGGATTCTCGACATGCCCCGCAGCGTTCTGGGACAGACTACGGCACTCTTTCATTTGCAATAA
- a CDS encoding MFS drug transporter, putative, with amino-acid sequence MANVFLGGFDGTITASTYTVISSEFNSANTASWLTTSYLITSTTFQPLYGRFSDILGRRSGFFTATIAFMIGCLGFAVARDVMFLNIMRALAGNGGGGFMAMGTSMKFQFTNLSPTGIPATIINSDLVPFRQRGMYQAIQNVSYGFGAICGASVGGAIVDSIGWRWYFLLQILISLFSLIMGYLVLKFPPRDTESFPGGRKQGMWQQIDALDACLLILALSAQLVGLSLGGNILPWTHPWVILPLVTSVILLVAFFAVEAKTTAAPLIPVKMLHGQLAISTQIANVCVGMAAYAVRSTRSASLVILLDSPSKAGTRLVIPCLFTPLGGLAAGITMSRWGMLASIVRVGAALMFIGNLLVVLLRFSDLAWKDILFVIPANLGQGMVYPGILFTFLAAFDHTGKTVFTSFLVLYLQPRHPNLSYRLRFNYLPHPLPRNRLGRRSDLHNHAEYTELRPGGGLEWNT; translated from the exons ATGGCCAATGTATTTCTTGGTGGGTTTGACGGCACCATCACTGCCTCGACCTATACTGTGATTAGCTCAGAGTTCAATTCTGCCAATACTGCTTCATGGCTGACCACCTCGTACTTGATCACGAGCACAACGTTCCAGCCTCTCTATGGCCGGTTCTCCGATATCCTCGGTCGCCGCTCTGGTTTCTTCACGGCCACCATCGCCTTCATGATAGGTTGTCTAGGGTTTGCCGTGGCCCGTGATGTAATGTTTTTGAACATCATGCGCGCCTTGGCAGGCAACGGAGGTGGAGGGTTTATGGCTATGGGCACGTCAATGAAGTTCCAATTCACCAATCTATCACCGACAGGCATCCCAGCAACAATTATCAACTCGGATCTTGTCCCCTTCCGCCAGCGCGGGATGTACCAAGCAATTCAGAACGTCTCGTACGGTTTCGGAGCCATCTGTGGTGCTTCTGTCGGAGGTGCGATCGTTGACTCGATCGGATGGCGTTGGTACTTCCTGCTGCAGATTCTAATTTCGTTGTTTTCTCTGATCATGGGCTATCTGGTCTTGAAGTTCCCACCACGCGACACTGAATCTTTCCCAGGTGGGCGGAAGCAGGGAATGTGGCAGCAAATTGATGCACTGGACGCTTGTCTGCTCATTCTGGCTCTCTCGGCTCAGCTAGTTGGACTCAGCCTGGGTGGTAACATCCTCCCTTGGACTCACCCGTGGGTAATTCTGCCGTTGGTCACTAGTGTGATTTTGCTGGTCGCGTTTTTCGCCGTTGAAGCGAAAACCACCGCCGCACCTTTGATTCCAGTGAAGATGCTACACGGACAGCTTGCTATTTCCACACAGATTGCCAACGTCTGTGTGGGGATGGCAGCATACGCAGTAAGGTCCACCCGTTCGGCTAGCCTT GTGATTCTCCTCGACTCGCCCAGCAAGGCTGGCACTCGATTGGTGATCCCCTGTCTCTTCACTCCCCTCGGTGGGCTTGCAGCGGGAATCACAATGTCACGCTGGGGCATGCTGGCCTCCATTGTGCGCGTCGGTGCAGCGCTAATGTTCATCGGAAACCTACTCGTCGTGCTCCTTCGATTCAGTGACCTAGCATGGAAGGATATCCTCTTTGTCATTCCCGCAAACCTTGGTCAGGGGATGGTGTACCCAGGAATCTTGTTCACATTCCTCGCAGCCTTCGACCACACCGGCAAGACTGTTTTCACTTCATTCCTAGTCCTATACCTCCAGCCACGACACCCGAATCT ATCATACCGTCTCCGCTTCAACTATCTACCTCATCCGCTCCCTCGGAATCGTTTGGGGCGTCGCAGTGACCTCCACAATCACGCAGAATACACTGAACTCAGGCCTGGGGGAGGCCTTGAGTGGAATACCTGA
- a CDS encoding Methyltransferase type 11 yields MTDTLRISTVRFPPLRQARGTVLNTIMEDTRESNFAQTSLEDSAPSILIPAVISPKLRLQTSGFAIPTHARLARLMSPLSAGTTSSCSDTEWQSQMQGFRGYDDLYDASGDDSDDNETEISDSCFSPDTRPSSLITPVTRNSVTSTGSQKHPLILEIPSSKFWPSINGSLKGSPVPPTPPSKIPVSPAALSMLSRSVPASYAPPSLDGSMTSDQESIISALATPDSQSLPETHWDAHDDIRVRRDLDGIESGLENADGSSDLETVPIAIEDPHDDWRHVLGSFPRIPTAAHAYSPPLPPSLSPSFHLNDEPIHNCDDIYDAPQPIHQRDFLPNSAMATLHHIHLDETIDSWSETSEDKGEMWQLQQPLKRPRSADGVTPASELSGYSFSDLSIPSPGGFFASLAPRARHTWSIPNTNYPPSSAAAERFYNLPWRQDEGEIVEQIVEWPRRPVDEDPVTAVRDEEAPLTAVRLPCDTPTRRSIYQDSPMSAAFDAVQVQEIPRSANGYEYDECYDQELQERAVANHDRTSIWLSAQASYLSALNETNPVNGIKPVEPSEKSDDVEAEAEDTTEDSSKKMVRFSEGVPESLGPLPPVMASKDSIYWQGFRSIRERSTKTDGFMHRNMRFDAVQSMRLAMNDLHINCLLGKFELVRPERPAYKGPFAKAPRNSMITSELAEKAQFDKVEKEQLVLAQLSQPMWAMDALRSLNGGNLLASPAQRVLAQTSSKRRISQGPRKRSFRILDLGGHSSCDWAWQAAHEFPNVKVYTVASKNQAVNSAIKGPPNHRQVTVANLWELPFGNNQFDLISARSMHALLKIKCPAGKDRDEYDLVLKECMRCLRPGGYLEFQLLDAEISRAGPHASATSVEFAFNLRNRGYDPLATKSFVGRLRSTGFVNTQRAWMFLPMGTEPVEQEPLRETPAPRVQSQIENCEAVQGPIGSTADIASMTGLIGGWMWEQWLLKLRVEMGRDRSLLLEGLGALFNEGRKSGAGWTCLSGWAMKPKRKSSVSLAKVGSM; encoded by the coding sequence ATGACCGACACACTCCGCATCTCGACTGTGCGATTCCCGCCCCTTCGGCAGGCCCGGGGGACGGTACTTAATACTATAATGGAGGATACGCGCGAGTCTAATTTCGCTCAAACAAGTCTAGAAGACTCAGCTCCTTCCATACTTATACCGGCAGTCATCAGTCCTAAGTTGAGGTTGCAGACTAGCGGGTTCGCAATACCAACACACGCTCGGCTCGCCCGTCTAATGTCGCCTCTCTCGGCTGGAACCACCTCATCATGTTCGGATACAGAATGGCAGTCTCAGATGCAAGGATTTCGAGGATATGACGACTTATATGATGCCTCAGGTGATGATAGTGACGACAATGAGACCGAAATTAGCGATTCATGTTTTTCCCCGGATACACGGCCATCGAGCTTGATAACACCAGTCACCCGAAACTCGGTGACCTCAACTGGCAGTCAAAAGCACCCTCTGATACTTGAGATTCCCTCGTCTAAGTTTTGGCCGTCAATTAACGGCTCTCTCAAGGGCTCTCCAGTCCCGCCGACGCCTCCGTCCAAGATTCCAGTCTCGCCAGCAGCGTTGTCGATGCTCAGCCGTTCTGTGCCCGCATCATACGCCCCGCCTTCACTTGATGGTAGCATGACTTCGGACCAAGAATCAATCATCAGTGCATTGGCTACACCAGACTCCCAATCTCTGCCAGAAACCCACTGGGACGCACATGATGATATACGTGTCCGCCGGGATCTGGACGGAATTGAAAGCGGCCTAGAAAATGCGGATGGTAGTTCAGATCTTGAAACTGTACCCATTGCTATTGAAGACCCGCACGACGACTGGCGTCATGTTCTGGGAAGTTTCCCCCGGATTCCTACCGCTGCCCATGCATATTCACCTCCGCTCCCGCCGTCACTGTCGCCATCCTTTCATCTAAATGATGAGCCAATTCACAATTGTGATGACATTTACGACGCCCCACAGCCTATTCACCAACGGGACTTTCTGCCTAACTCGGCGATGGCAACACTACACCACATTCATTTAGATGAGACAATTGACTCGTGGTCCGAGACCTCGGAGGATAAAGGTGAGATGTGGCAACTCCAGCAGCCTTTGAAACGCCCGAGAAGTGCCGACGGGGTCACCCCTGCATCTGAGCTGTCTGGATACAGTTTCAGTGACTTGAGCATTCCATCTCCTGGTGgtttttttgcttctttggcgCCTCGGGCGCGCCACACATGGTCAATCCCTAACACCAATTACCCGCCATCTTCGGCGGCTGCAGAGCGGTTCTACAATCTCCCTTGGCGTCAGGATGAAGGAGAGATTGTTGAGCAGATAGTTGAATGGCCCAGGCGCCCTGTTGACGAAGACCCAGTCACAGCGGTTCGAGATGAAGAGGCCCCGCTTACTGCCGTTCGACTCCCCTGTGACACACCAACTCGTCGGTCAATCTACCAAGATAGCCCCATGAGTGCTGCATTTGATGCAGTTCAAGTCCAAGAGATTCCCCGTTCTGCGAACGGATATGAGTACGACGAGTGCTATGATCAAGAGCTGCAGGAACGTGCAGTTGCGAACCACGACCGGACAAGTATCTGGCTGTCTGCCCAAGCATCCTACCTCTCCGCTCTCAATGAAACAAATCCAGTGAATGGCATCAAGCCTGTTGAACCATCCGAGAAGTCGGATGATGTCGAGGCTGAGGCCGAAGACACCACAGAAGATTCTTCCAAGAAGATGGTACGGTTCTCTGAAGGCGTCCCTGAGTCCCTCGGTCCTCTGCCCCCGGTTATGGCTAGTAAGGATTCAATTTATTGGCAGGGCTTCCGATCCATTCGGGAACGGTCAACCAAGACAGATGGGTTCATGCACCGCAATATGCGTTTTGATGCCGTGCAATCCATGCGCCTCGCCATGAACGACTTGCACATTAACTGCTTGCTGGGTAAGTTTGAGCTTGTTCGCCCCGAACGCCCTGCGTACAAGGGTCCTTTTGCCAAAGCACCCCGCAACTCGATGATAACCTCCGAGCTAGCCGAGAAGGCGCAATTTGACAAGGTGGAGAAAGAGCAGCTGGTTCTTGCTCAGCTATCTCAGCCCATGTGGGCCATGGATGCCCTCCGGTCCCTCAACGGCGGTAATCTGCTAGCAAGTCCTGCCCAGCGGGTGCTTGCACAAACATCATCAAAGCGCAGGATCTCGCAAGGGCCACGCAAGCGCAGTTTCCGCATCCTAGACCTGGGGGGTCACTCCTCCTGCGACTGGGCGTGGCAAGCCGCTCACGAGTTCCCAAATGTTAAGGTTTACACCGTCGCCTCCAAGAACCAGGCTGTGAACAGCGCTATTAAGGGCCCTCCCAACCACCGCCAGGTGACCGTGGCCAACCTCTGGGAGCTGCCCTTTGGCAACAACCAGTTCGACCTTATCTCCGCCCGCTCCATGCATGCACTGCTGAAGATCAAATGTCCTGCCGGTAAGGACCGCGACGAGTACGACCTCGTTCTCAAGGAATGCATGCGATGCCTCAGGCCAGGCGGTTACCTCGAGTTCCAACTTCTTGACGCCGAGATCTCGCGGGCGGGGCCACACGCTAGCGCAACGTCAGTGGAGTTTGCTTTCAACCTGCGCAACCGCGGGTACGACCCACTAGCAACGAAGAGCTTCGTCGGCCGTCTTCGCAGCACAGGATTTGTCAACACGCAGCGCGCGTGGATGTTCCTCCCTATGGGCACCGAGCCCGTTGAGCAGGAGCCCCTGCGCGAGACTCCTGCACCGCGTGTGCAGAGCCAAATTGAAAATTGCGAGGCGGTGCAGGGACCGATTGGTAGCACGGCGGACATTGCCAGCATGACTGGACTGATTGGGGGGTGGATGTGGGAGCAGTGGTTACTGAAATTGCGAGTGGAAATGGGTCGCGATCGATCCTTGTTGCTTGAGGGTCTTGGTGCGCTGTTTAATGAGGGGAGGAAGAGTGGTGCTGGCTGGACCTGCCTCTCTGGATGGGCGATGAAGCCGAAGCGGAAGAGTTCTGTCTCTTTGGCCAAGGTTGGATCTATGTAG
- a CDS encoding Galactose-binding domain-like yields the protein MLYKYLSLPFLASYGTAVTISVARSGGNATSGLQYGAMEEEINHCAEGGIYAELIRNRAFCDSTPAERPFAHPEAYYT from the exons ATGTTGTACAAATATCTTTCACTGCCATTTTTGGCATCATATGGTACCGCTGTCACCATTTCTGTTGCGAGATCCGGAGGAAATGCTACATCAGGTCTGCAATATGGTGCTATGGAAGAG GAAATCAATCACTGTGCCGAGGGAGGCATATATGCCGAGTTGATCCGCAACAGAGCGTTCTGCGATAGTACACCAGCCGAGCGGCCATTTGCACATCCGGAGGCATATTATACATAG